Proteins found in one Leishmania major strain Friedlin complete genome, chromosome 35 genomic segment:
- a CDS encoding conserved hypothetical protein (previous protein_id=AAZ14677.1), translated as MTTLKDSSISAATIGGVAGQTMLPSTCGEETDLPGVPRVGCVAVISYKPRSLHGFSACVVGMADGIAILGPDLTQRRYGRHRLLTRLLWRPVSSLEGGGGRSNATAREGESAAVSRSGTAILPHTKGSCASIVAVTACLVAGEDGNYAHAAQETAEDDTIAIVVAWSDATLRHHITVLMAQLRCILAPSSAGSVGSSGRHVEAGLVHVVAHDALPLCPMQFVLRLFYHPAMAASENKTAQNHVVMCSVYSPLGSTTLSAGHFGQSDAGASTNSGPANTVVKQSHPTVGTAAAAAELGGTSAVASARRRGELLFLTVSPCHTRGAAEATAAVSPCVGSACANCCIQVRAEPSTGKEVAAWLLQFQPDRVICAFAVQSTTTSVIAAAGATDGRVYLLGLTSQRLVLRVSGPVADVMFVQTKRENDRSQTRNAVVDGLLDDAMAEDTLRNGSFSSQADEFARHEGVDFAALVILDSAGHLLVLRAINSGAAITQNVADIPQVITLANGQQPTFTAVNLSLASLDGEPISSKHFHDLCTLRHFFSQRRLPLSQLQRQQQQRKPGRSNPSPASPPLASSSLSTSPVNRSFSNGAAGAEETTIAGHILSRGLLCVTCVYNAKGGAELVVSTMGQVVVSVPFSSTDGCFRIAGFTITPSPMFYVGFVDFFADGNPTLVMAGLKNVLVASRPQPTIRERVQLLLRLLGKKEREQQNAESGRADG; from the coding sequence ATGACCACCCTGAAGGACTCATCGATATCAGCAGCCACAATCGGTGGAGTGGCGGGGCAGACAATGCTGCCCAGCACCTGCGGCGAAGAAACTGATCTGCCTGGCGTGCCACGCGTTGGCTGCGTGGCTGTCATCTCCTACAAGCCCCGAAGCCTACACGGCTTTTCGGCCTGCGTGGTCGGGATGGCCGACGGAATCGCCATTCTTGGCCCAGATCTCACCCAGCGGCGCTATggtcgccaccgcctcctcacaCGGCTCCTCTGGCGGCCGGTGTCGTCGCTCgagggtggaggagggcggtcAAACGCCACTGCGCGCGAGGGCGAGAGCGCGGCCGTGTCTCGCAGTGGCACCGCCATACTGCCGCACACAAAGGGAAGCTGTGCCAGCATTGTCGCTGTCACCGCCTGCCTCGTCGCAGGTGAGGATGGGAACTATGCCCATGCGGCGCAGGAAACTGCAGAGGACGACACGATCGCTATTGTGGTTGCTTGGTCCGATGccacgctgcggcaccacatAACGGTCCTCATGGCTCAGTTGCGGTGTATCCtggcgccgtcctcggcaGGGAGcgttggcagcagcggcagacacGTGGAAGCAGGGCTGGTGCATGTGGTGGCTCATGATGCTCTACCCTTGTGCCCGATGCAGTTTGTGCTTCGTTTGTTTTACCACCCTGCTATGGCAGCTTCCGAAAACAAGACGGCACAAAATCATGTTGTGATGTGCTCTGTATACTCCCCGTTAGGCTCGACGACGCTGTCTGCGGGACACTTCGGCCAGTCCGACGCAGGGGCCAGCACCAACAGCGGGCCTGCCAACACAGTTGTGAAGCAGTCGCACCCGACTGttggcactgccgccgctgcggcagagctgGGCGGCACCTCGGCAGTAGCatcagcacggcggcgcggcgagctgctcTTCCTTACCGTATCACCGTGCCATAcccgtggcgctgctgaagcgacggcggctgtcTCCCCGTGTGTCGGCAGCGCTTGTGCCAACTGCTGCATCCAAGTGCGTGCGGAGCCGTCAACAGGCAAAGAGGTGGCAGCGTGGCTGCTGCAGTTTCAGCCAGACCGCGTCATCTGCGCCTTTGCTGTGCAGTCTACCACGACAAGCGTGATCGCGGCGGCCGGGGCGACTGACGGTCGGGTCTACCTGCTGGGACTCACCTCGCAGCGCCTGGTGCTGCGAGTCAGCGGGCCCGTGGCTGATGTGATGTTTGTGCAGACGAAACGGGAGAATGACCGATCGCAGACCCGCAACGCTGTCGTGGATGGCCTCCTGGACGACGCCATGGCGGAGGACACGCTGAGGAACGGCAGCTTTTCGAGTCAGGCAGACGAGTTTGCGCGGCATGAAGGGGTCGACTTCGCCGCACTGGTGATTCTTGATAGCGCCGGTCACCTTctggtgctgcgcgccatcAACAGCGGAGCCGCCATTACGCAAAACGTCGCAGATATCCCGCAAGTCATCACACTTGCGAATGGGCAGCAGCCTACGTTCACCGCCGTGAACTTGTCTCTGGCGAGCCTCGATGGCGAGCCCATTAGCTCGAAACACTTCCACGATTTGTGCACCCTGCGTCACTTCTTcagccagcgccgcctcccacTGTCGCAGCTTCAGcggcaacaacagcagcggaagcCGGGACGGAGCAACCCCTCTCCTGCGAGCCCGCCACTTGCCTCCAGCAGCCTTTCCACGTCCCCCGTGAATCGGAGTTTCTcgaacggcgcggcaggaGCCGAGGAGACCACCATAGCGGGCCACATCCTGAGTCGTGGTCTGCTGTGCGTGACATGCGTCTATAACGCAAAGGGTGGCGCAGAGCTGGTCGTGAGCACGATGGGGCAGGTGGTCGTATCCGTGCCCTTCAGTTCCACGGACGGGTGCTTCCGCATTGCCGGCTTCACCATCACGCCGTCCCCGATGTTCTACGTTGGCTTCGTGGACTTCTTCGCCGACGGCAATCCTACGCTCGTCATGGCTGGGCTGAAGAATGTGCTCGTAGCCAGTCGCCCGCAGCCGACTATCCGTGagcgcgtgcagctgctgctgcgcctgctcggCAAGAAGGAGCGTGAGCAGCAAAACGCGGAGAGCGGCAGGGCAGACGGATGA